A DNA window from Anaeromicrobium sediminis contains the following coding sequences:
- a CDS encoding RluA family pseudouridine synthase, with translation MYLDLEIFSVQNEDSKKRLDAYISSKLESESRNYIQKLIQDGNVSVGGKVETSKKYKVKEGDTIEISIPEPEVLKVEAQDIPVEIVYEDDHMVVVNKPRNMVVHPAPGHRDGTLVNALLYHCEYLSSINGVIRPGIVHRIDKDTSGLLMVAKNNVAHNFLAEQLKDHSITRKYMAIVHGNIREDRGTIEAPIGRHPVDRLKRWVVTKNSKHAITHFKVVERFGDYTLIEAQLETGRTHQIRVHMAYIKHPLIGDPLYGVKKEKINIVGQALHAKTLGFIHPKTKEYLEFDSHLPEYFSHILEKLRNSKK, from the coding sequence ATGTATTTGGACCTAGAAATATTTAGTGTACAAAACGAAGATTCGAAAAAGAGATTGGATGCATATATTTCTTCTAAGTTAGAAAGTGAATCAAGAAATTATATTCAAAAGCTCATACAAGATGGAAATGTATCTGTAGGTGGAAAGGTGGAAACTTCTAAAAAATATAAGGTAAAAGAAGGAGATACAATAGAAATATCAATTCCAGAACCTGAAGTTTTAAAAGTAGAAGCCCAAGACATTCCCGTTGAAATAGTATATGAAGATGATCATATGGTGGTAGTAAATAAGCCTAGAAATATGGTAGTACATCCAGCACCAGGTCATAGGGATGGTACTTTAGTTAATGCCCTACTTTATCATTGCGAATACTTATCATCTATAAATGGTGTAATAAGGCCTGGAATTGTACATAGAATAGACAAGGATACTAGTGGACTTTTAATGGTGGCAAAGAATAATGTGGCCCATAATTTTTTAGCAGAACAATTAAAAGACCATTCTATAACAAGAAAATATATGGCAATAGTACATGGGAATATAAGGGAAGATAGAGGTACTATAGAGGCTCCAATAGGAAGACATCCTGTTGATAGATTAAAAAGATGGGTTGTAACTAAAAATAGTAAACATGCCATAACTCATTTTAAAGTAGTAGAAAGATTTGGTGATTATACTCTAATAGAGGCCCAGTTAGAAACAGGAAGAACTCACCAAATTAGAGTTCATATGGCCTATATTAAACATCCACTCATTGGAGATCCTTTATATGGAGTTAAAAAGGAAAAAATAAATATAGTAGGACAAGCATTACATGCTAAGACATTAGGATTTATACATCCTAAAACTAAGGAATATTTAGAATTTGATTCACATTTACCTGAATACTTTTCTCATATACTAGAAAAATTAAGAAATAGTAAAAAATAG
- the pyrR gene encoding bifunctional pyr operon transcriptional regulator/uracil phosphoribosyltransferase PyrR: protein MSYKAKILDEKAIQRATTRIAHEIIEKNKGIENIVIVGIKTRGVPFAKRIVEKIEEIEGQKVNWGSLDITLYRDDLTKVSDNPIVNSNNIECNINGKVVVLVDDVLYTGRTVRAAMDAIMDVGRPNSIQLAILIDRGHRELPIRADFVGKNVPTSNEEIVKVQFEEIDGTNIVLIEETSH, encoded by the coding sequence ATGAGTTATAAAGCTAAAATTTTAGATGAAAAAGCCATACAAAGGGCTACCACAAGAATAGCCCATGAGATTATTGAAAAAAATAAGGGAATTGAAAATATAGTTATAGTTGGTATTAAAACTAGGGGGGTTCCTTTTGCTAAAAGGATTGTAGAAAAGATAGAGGAAATTGAAGGACAAAAGGTTAATTGGGGAAGTCTAGATATAACCTTATATAGGGATGACCTTACAAAAGTAAGTGATAATCCTATTGTTAATAGTAATAATATTGAATGTAATATTAATGGAAAAGTGGTTGTATTAGTGGATGATGTTCTTTATACAGGAAGAACCGTAAGAGCTGCCATGGACGCTATTATGGATGTTGGAAGGCCTAATAGTATACAATTGGCCATATTAATAGATAGAGGTCATAGGGAACTACCTATAAGGGCTGATTTTGTTGGCAAAAATGTGCCAACATCTAATGAGGAAATTGTAAAAGTACAATTTGAAGAAATAGACGGAACTAACATAGTACTTATAGAAGAAACTAGTCACTAA